A part of Populus alba chromosome 8, ASM523922v2, whole genome shotgun sequence genomic DNA contains:
- the LOC118045114 gene encoding reticulon-like protein B22, whose translation MMADRDNISNIKGKLEGGGGEIGKALIGLVSGTLVYYHCAYRNSSLFSLMSDVLIVLLCSLAILGLLFRQLNISVPVDPLEWQISQDTANSIVAWFANTIGAAESVLRVAATGHDKRLFFKVIVCLYILSSLGRLVSGVTIAYAALCLFCLYMLAENSQSGSASISRFLGRGNSISVDSDVL comes from the exons atgatggcaGATAGAGATAACATAAGCAACATCAAGGGAAAGTtagaaggtggtggtggtgaaatAGGGAAGGCTTTGATTGGATTGGTGAGTGGAACCTTGGTTTACTACCACTGTGCCTATCGGAATTCTAGCCTCTTCTCTTTGATGTCCGATGTCCTCATCGTTCTCCTCTGCTCCCTCGCTATTCTCGGCCTTCTCTTCCGCCAATTAAACATCTC ggTACCAGTGGATCCATTGGAGTGGCAGATATCACAGGACACAGCAAACAGTATAGTAGCATGGTTTGCTAATACCATTGGAGCTGCTGAATCTGTCCTCAGGGTTGCTGCTACTGGCCACGACAAACGCCTTTTCTTCAAG GTCATCGTTTGTCTTTACATACTATCATCTTTGGGACGACTGGTCTCAGGGGTTACAATTGCTTATGCTG CATTATGCTTATTCTGTCTTTACATGCTCGCTGAGAACTCACAATCAGGCAGCGCCTCCATCTCTCGATTTCTTGGGCGAGGTAACAGCATTTCTGTAGATTCAGATGTTCTGTAA
- the LOC118045115 gene encoding probable mitochondrial adenine nucleotide transporter BTL1 isoform X2, with the protein MVLPKELDEPIPLPSPPSLAVPFELRFQLPDLKLAVRDFMRSREAGEFLSGALAGAMTKAVLAPLETIRTRMVVGVGSKNISGSFLEVIEQQGWQGLWAGNGINMLRIIPTQAIELGTFECVKRAMTSAQEKWSQSECPRVQLGPLSLSFSLSWVSPVAVGGAAAGIFSTLACHPLEVLKDRLTVSRDIYPTLSIAISKIYKDGGIGAFYAGISPTLIGMLPYSTCYYFMYDTIKTSYCKGKNKKSLNRPEMLLIGAFSGFTASTLSFPLEVARKRLMVGALQGKCPPHMAAALSEVIREEGLMGLYRGWGASCLKVMPSSGITWMFYEAWKDILLVEKRLL; encoded by the exons ATGGTGCTTCCCAAGGAGCTAGATGAACCTATCCCTCTACCTTCTCCTCCTTCTCTTGCTGTTCCTTTTGAGCTCCGATTTCAACTCCCTGATCTCAAGCTTGCTGTTAGA GATTTCATGAGGAGTAGAGAAGCCGGTGAGTTTCTCAGTGGGGCTTTAGCAGGGGCTATGACGAAAGCTGTGCTTGCGCCTTTAGAAACCATCAG AACAAGAATGGTGGTTGGTGTTGGATCCAAAAATATTTCTGGTAGTTTCTTGGAGGTGATTGAGCAACAGGGTTGGCAGGGACTGTGGGCTGGAAATGGAATCAATATGCTTCGTATAATTCCTACTCAGGCAATTGAGCTTGGAACATTCGAGTGTGTCAAGCGAGCGATGACATCAGCACAAGAGAAATGGAGTCAGAGCGAATGTCCAAGGGTGCAACTTGGTCCTCTTAGTTTGAGCTTTTCTCTCTCCTGGGTTTCTCCAGTTGCTGTGGGTGGTGCAGCTGCTGGGATTTTTAGCACACTTGCATGCCATCCTCTTGAAGTTTTGAAG GATAGATTGACTGTGAGCCGTGATATATACCCTACTTTAAGCATTGCAATTAGCAAGATTTACAAGGATGGAGGGATTGGTGCCTTCTATGCCGGGATTTCACCTACACTGATTGGCATGCTTCCATACAGTACATGCTACTATTTCATGTATGACACGATCAAGACATCTTATTGTAAGGGAAAAAATAAGAAGTCACTAAACCGTCCAGAGATGCTCCTAATTGGAGCTTTTTCTG GTTTTACTGCTAGCACCCTTAGCTTTCCGTTAGAGGTGGCCAGGAAACGGCTAATGGTGGGAGCTCTGCAAGGTAAATGTCCACCCCACATGGCAGCAGCACTTTCAGAGGTAATTAGGGAGGAGGGATTGATGGGACTTTACAGAGGGTGGGGTGCAAGTTGTTTAAAAGTGATGCCTTCCTCAGGCATCACTTGGATGTTTTATGAAGCTTGGAAAGATATACTGCTTGTTGAGAAACGGCTTTTATAA
- the LOC118045115 gene encoding probable mitochondrial adenine nucleotide transporter BTL1 isoform X1: protein MDFETESQKKKCGVFGDVLGGVTMVLPKELDEPIPLPSPPSLAVPFELRFQLPDLKLAVRDFMRSREAGEFLSGALAGAMTKAVLAPLETIRTRMVVGVGSKNISGSFLEVIEQQGWQGLWAGNGINMLRIIPTQAIELGTFECVKRAMTSAQEKWSQSECPRVQLGPLSLSFSLSWVSPVAVGGAAAGIFSTLACHPLEVLKDRLTVSRDIYPTLSIAISKIYKDGGIGAFYAGISPTLIGMLPYSTCYYFMYDTIKTSYCKGKNKKSLNRPEMLLIGAFSGFTASTLSFPLEVARKRLMVGALQGKCPPHMAAALSEVIREEGLMGLYRGWGASCLKVMPSSGITWMFYEAWKDILLVEKRLL, encoded by the exons aTGGATTTTGAAACTGAATCGCAGAAGAAGAAGTGCGGGGTTTTTGGAGACGTGCTCGGTGGGGTCACCATGGTGCTTCCCAAGGAGCTAGATGAACCTATCCCTCTACCTTCTCCTCCTTCTCTTGCTGTTCCTTTTGAGCTCCGATTTCAACTCCCTGATCTCAAGCTTGCTGTTAGA GATTTCATGAGGAGTAGAGAAGCCGGTGAGTTTCTCAGTGGGGCTTTAGCAGGGGCTATGACGAAAGCTGTGCTTGCGCCTTTAGAAACCATCAG AACAAGAATGGTGGTTGGTGTTGGATCCAAAAATATTTCTGGTAGTTTCTTGGAGGTGATTGAGCAACAGGGTTGGCAGGGACTGTGGGCTGGAAATGGAATCAATATGCTTCGTATAATTCCTACTCAGGCAATTGAGCTTGGAACATTCGAGTGTGTCAAGCGAGCGATGACATCAGCACAAGAGAAATGGAGTCAGAGCGAATGTCCAAGGGTGCAACTTGGTCCTCTTAGTTTGAGCTTTTCTCTCTCCTGGGTTTCTCCAGTTGCTGTGGGTGGTGCAGCTGCTGGGATTTTTAGCACACTTGCATGCCATCCTCTTGAAGTTTTGAAG GATAGATTGACTGTGAGCCGTGATATATACCCTACTTTAAGCATTGCAATTAGCAAGATTTACAAGGATGGAGGGATTGGTGCCTTCTATGCCGGGATTTCACCTACACTGATTGGCATGCTTCCATACAGTACATGCTACTATTTCATGTATGACACGATCAAGACATCTTATTGTAAGGGAAAAAATAAGAAGTCACTAAACCGTCCAGAGATGCTCCTAATTGGAGCTTTTTCTG GTTTTACTGCTAGCACCCTTAGCTTTCCGTTAGAGGTGGCCAGGAAACGGCTAATGGTGGGAGCTCTGCAAGGTAAATGTCCACCCCACATGGCAGCAGCACTTTCAGAGGTAATTAGGGAGGAGGGATTGATGGGACTTTACAGAGGGTGGGGTGCAAGTTGTTTAAAAGTGATGCCTTCCTCAGGCATCACTTGGATGTTTTATGAAGCTTGGAAAGATATACTGCTTGTTGAGAAACGGCTTTTATAA